Genomic window (Paenibacillus sp. PK3_47):
CTCAATCCTGACCGATTACTTCGGCATGTATATGGAAGGGTTCAAGGGAACCGTCCTGTCCAGTGTGCTGGCCCTGATCGGAAGCTTCCTGCTGGGAGCGGTAATCGCTGTTTTCCGGATCACTCCGGTTCGGGTACTCCGCTGGTTCGGGACCGGCTACGTCGAGTTCGTCCGTAATATTCCGCTTCTTCTCGTGGTCTATATCTTCTATTACGGCCCTTCCGTCATCGGCTTTACCCTTGATGGCTTCAAGGCCGGAACCATCGGCCTCGCCGTGTATACCTCCGCCTTCATCGCCGAGGCCATCCGCGCCGGAATCATGGCCGTCCCTAAGGGCCAGACCGAGGCCGCACGTTCTTCCGGACTCAGCTACATACAGACCATGCTGTACATCATCCTGCCGCAGGCGATCAAGCTGGTCATCCCGCCGCTCGGCAATCAGTTCATTAACCTGATTAAGAACTCTTCCGTGCTGACCATCGTCGCCGGTCTTGACCTGATGTATTTCGCGGATGGGATCTCAACCGAGACCTACCGCACCTTCGATACCTATATCTTCGTCGCGCTGTTCTACCTCGTACTCACCTTACCGCTCAGCTTCGGCGTGCGGATCTGGGAGCGCCGGCTGCAGCGGAAGTATTAGATAGTTACAGTTTTTTGTAGTTACAGTCTGCGAAGCAGCTGTCGGGAAGTAACTCAAGAAGTAGTCTGTTACAGTCTGCGCAGCAGCTGTCCGCTCCAGTCATAAAACAGCAGCCAGTAAAATGGCTGCTTCAGGTTCTGTCTGAGAGAGAAGGCCAAAGTATACAAGGCCTTCGATCCAAGCTGCTGTGCCGATCTTAGCTTTGCTGCTTGGCAAAGCTTTGAAAGGCTGTGGAGAGCAGCAGCAGCAAGCGCGGGCATGGTCCACAGGCGGCAGCGGTAAGCGTCCGCCTGGGAGCGCAGGCTGCCCCCGACAGCTAAGGGGGCAGCAGCATAAGGGCCAAGTGGAGGTGAACGTAACGGAGGGGAAGTTTGGAACTGTAGGAGCGTTAGCGTTCGCCTTTGTCTACGGATTTCCACCGCGGACAGCGGTATAAATCAAAGAAATCTGTAGACAACAGCGACCGGAAGTCCAAACATTCACCGCAGTTACCCTCACCGGACTTCACCCTCCATTGCCCCCAAATATAACAAAGGGGCAAAGCATCCGCTTCCCATAGCGCAAAACGCATACGCGCCCACAACCACGCCCAAGCGCGCCCCCCATCTCCATCATTTCAACACCTTTACAAGCCAAAGCCATCTAAGGAGGGACTACTATGGATTTCGCCGGAGCCTACTCGCCCGACAACCTCAAATTTCTGCTCGACGGCCTGTACATCACCCTGATCGTCGCGTTTGTCTCCATTATCCTCAGCTTCGTCATCGGCTGTATCATCGGAGTGATCCGTTACGCGGAGGTGCCGGTCCTGTCACCAGTTATGCTCGTCCTGGTCGAGCTGATCCGCAATCTGCCGCTGCTGCTGATCATCTTTTTCATCCGCTTCGCCCTGCCGGAAATCGGGATCCGGATGGGGCTGATCACCGCAGCCATCGCCGCGCTTACCATTTTCGAAGCCGCCATGATTGCAGAAATCGTACGCGGCGGATTGACCTCCATCGACAAAGGCCAGATCGAAGCCGCACGCTCCTCCGGCCTGAGCAGCTTTCAGACACTGTGGCATATCGTGCTGCCCCAAGGCCTGCGCCGCATGGTGCCGCCGCTGGTCAGCCAGTTCATTTCGCT
Coding sequences:
- a CDS encoding amino acid ABC transporter permease, which gives rise to MDFSILTDYFGMYMEGFKGTVLSSVLALIGSFLLGAVIAVFRITPVRVLRWFGTGYVEFVRNIPLLLVVYIFYYGPSVIGFTLDGFKAGTIGLAVYTSAFIAEAIRAGIMAVPKGQTEAARSSGLSYIQTMLYIILPQAIKLVIPPLGNQFINLIKNSSVLTIVAGLDLMYFADGISTETYRTFDTYIFVALFYLVLTLPLSFGVRIWERRLQRKY
- a CDS encoding amino acid ABC transporter permease; amino-acid sequence: MDFAGAYSPDNLKFLLDGLYITLIVAFVSIILSFVIGCIIGVIRYAEVPVLSPVMLVLVELIRNLPLLLIIFFIRFALPEIGIRMGLITAAIAALTIFEAAMIAEIVRGGLTSIDKGQIEAARSSGLSSFQTLWHIVLPQGLRRMVPPLVSQFISLLKDTSLAVVISLPELMHNAGIVIGHGYSYAIPTLLLVALIYFVVNYMLSILSRRLENKVV